A region of Chitinophaga horti DNA encodes the following proteins:
- a CDS encoding DUF481 domain-containing protein, with protein MIIRICLFLWIGVLCSLNVAAQFSDSVHYYAKYSSTGSINQTNDGRSYLLNNVAAFKISKKKIVLNADAGYVYGAQNSEQTNNDVTASLNFNLYAGNRRFFYWGLATYDRSYSLKINNRFQGGAGVAYDVIRTPTAVLNISDGPLFEHSDLILEDTIPDKYQTVRNSLRVYYKWTIKSIIVLEGSQFWQQSFTKQNDYILKSVNSVSVKLRSWLAITAALNYNRLNRTGRENLLVNYGITMEKYF; from the coding sequence ATGATTATCCGGATATGTCTCTTTTTATGGATCGGAGTGCTGTGTAGCCTTAATGTGGCCGCACAGTTCTCCGATTCTGTGCATTATTACGCGAAGTATTCCTCCACAGGGTCGATCAACCAGACAAATGACGGCCGCTCTTATCTCCTGAATAATGTCGCCGCTTTTAAGATCAGTAAAAAGAAGATCGTGCTGAATGCCGATGCCGGTTACGTGTACGGTGCACAAAACAGTGAACAAACGAATAACGACGTTACCGCATCCCTCAACTTTAATTTGTATGCCGGCAATCGACGATTCTTCTACTGGGGCCTTGCTACCTACGACCGCAGTTACTCGTTAAAGATCAATAACCGCTTCCAGGGAGGTGCAGGGGTGGCATATGATGTGATCAGAACACCTACGGCAGTGCTGAATATAAGCGACGGCCCGTTATTCGAGCATAGCGATCTGATATTGGAAGATACGATCCCGGACAAGTACCAGACCGTGCGTAACTCACTGCGCGTGTATTATAAATGGACGATCAAAAGTATCATCGTGCTCGAAGGCTCGCAGTTCTGGCAGCAGTCGTTCACGAAACAAAATGATTACATCCTGAAAAGCGTCAATTCTGTATCGGTGAAACTGCGCTCCTGGCTTGCCATTACAGCCGCCTTGAATTACAACCGCCTCAACCGGACCGGTCGCGAGAACTTGCTGGTCAACTATGGGATCACCATGGAGAAGTACTTCTAG
- a CDS encoding alpha/beta hydrolase-fold protein yields MKKIRWALLLLATAPIAQSDAQTLHQFKTGLQVTSPQRYGREAIYSDLLAYRLYTNTLKQPVDGAAFEAGQSWQLVTADSANRLFRRGMGRGGGNFGRGAYFYLTYESPVARTAVLNVKGNSGLYFNGVPHAGDPYSSGWLYIPVQLKKGLNEIYVRGVAITASLSLPEKMVQLNTEDPTMPSIRANHAQDTLQGAIVVINSSAKELKGLQLRATLQGKSMVSDVPVIPAMSTRKVPFYFDAGAVNAVGKTSCEVALVEKGRVLDQSAVEVEAVAEGKQYSGTFISQIDGSLQYYAVTPQVNGPRPGAALFLSVHGAGVEAIGQARAYQPKDWGTLVAATNRRPRGFNWEDWGRLDALEVLGIARAKFQPDPQHVYLTGHSMGGHGTWFLGATYPDKWAAIAPSAGYPTLKGYGSADGLIPDSSSVPMEQMLLRAGNQSDVIKLVSNYKPLGVYVFHGDADRTVSVNYARQMRELLGKFHADFSYNEYPGGEHWFGDISVDWKPIFEFFKWHLRPVDSAVNNIDFMTASPGISDAYRWASIQQQLHPLQYSRIRLNRNKTANTISGTTENVRLLRLDLSEFTPGATVKVTIDGVESSHTAGQQVYLLNGKTASKAPLTEKGPHRYGTLKDGFNHRMVFVYSTGGNAAENEWSLNKARYDAETWYYRGNGAVDIIADKDYSAARYKDRGVIVYGNSSTNKAWSVLLADCPIQVSRNKVTAAGKTWNGAGLSASFVWPLKGSDVASVAVVTGSGLEGMKAAYANQYFAGASGFADFMVYSASMLEQGASGVKLAGFYDYAWKLDPAEMVAAD; encoded by the coding sequence GCTGGCTTACCGGCTTTACACGAATACGTTGAAGCAACCTGTGGATGGTGCTGCGTTTGAGGCAGGACAGTCATGGCAATTGGTAACGGCTGACAGTGCCAATCGTTTGTTTCGTCGCGGTATGGGCCGCGGTGGTGGCAACTTTGGCCGTGGTGCGTACTTTTATCTCACGTACGAATCACCGGTAGCGCGTACGGCCGTGTTGAATGTCAAAGGCAACAGTGGCCTGTATTTCAACGGGGTGCCGCATGCCGGCGATCCATATAGCTCGGGCTGGCTGTACATCCCGGTACAACTTAAAAAAGGATTAAACGAAATATACGTTCGTGGCGTAGCGATTACCGCCAGTCTCAGTTTGCCGGAAAAAATGGTGCAGCTGAATACGGAAGATCCGACGATGCCTTCCATCAGAGCCAACCATGCGCAGGATACTTTGCAGGGCGCGATCGTGGTGATCAACAGTTCCGCCAAAGAACTGAAAGGCCTGCAACTTCGGGCGACGCTGCAAGGCAAGTCGATGGTGTCTGATGTTCCGGTTATACCGGCTATGTCTACACGTAAAGTTCCTTTTTATTTTGATGCAGGTGCAGTGAACGCCGTGGGTAAAACGTCGTGCGAGGTAGCCCTGGTGGAGAAAGGCCGTGTGCTGGACCAATCCGCCGTAGAAGTAGAAGCGGTGGCGGAAGGCAAACAATACAGTGGTACTTTCATCAGCCAGATCGATGGCAGCCTGCAATACTACGCGGTAACGCCACAGGTAAACGGTCCGCGACCCGGTGCGGCCTTGTTTCTCTCGGTGCATGGCGCCGGCGTAGAAGCAATAGGGCAGGCGAGGGCGTATCAACCTAAAGACTGGGGAACGCTCGTAGCTGCTACGAACCGCCGTCCGCGCGGGTTTAACTGGGAAGACTGGGGCCGGCTTGATGCGCTGGAAGTGCTCGGCATTGCCCGTGCAAAGTTTCAGCCCGATCCGCAACATGTTTACCTCACGGGGCACTCTATGGGCGGCCATGGCACCTGGTTCCTGGGGGCTACGTACCCCGACAAGTGGGCTGCTATTGCGCCCAGTGCCGGTTATCCAACGTTGAAAGGTTATGGCTCGGCCGATGGACTTATCCCGGATAGCAGCAGTGTGCCGATGGAGCAGATGTTGCTGCGTGCAGGCAACCAGAGTGATGTGATCAAACTGGTATCGAACTATAAACCGCTGGGGGTATATGTATTTCATGGTGATGCGGATCGTACGGTATCTGTAAATTATGCCAGGCAGATGCGTGAATTGTTGGGTAAGTTTCATGCAGACTTCAGCTACAATGAATACCCAGGCGGCGAACACTGGTTCGGTGATATCAGTGTAGACTGGAAGCCGATCTTCGAGTTCTTCAAGTGGCATCTCCGTCCGGTAGATTCTGCCGTAAACAATATCGATTTCATGACCGCAAGTCCCGGTATTTCGGATGCCTACCGCTGGGCGTCCATCCAGCAGCAGTTGCACCCGCTACAATACAGCCGCATCAGGCTAAACAGGAATAAAACGGCCAACACGATCAGCGGCACTACCGAAAACGTACGCCTGTTGCGCCTCGACCTGTCTGAGTTTACACCTGGCGCTACTGTAAAAGTAACGATCGATGGTGTGGAAAGTTCCCATACGGCCGGACAGCAGGTATACCTGCTTAACGGCAAAACAGCGTCCAAAGCGCCGCTGACAGAAAAAGGCCCACATCGTTACGGTACGTTAAAGGATGGATTTAATCATCGTATGGTGTTTGTGTACAGCACCGGTGGAAACGCAGCAGAAAACGAGTGGAGCCTCAACAAAGCAAGATATGATGCTGAAACGTGGTACTATCGCGGCAATGGCGCGGTGGATATTATCGCAGACAAGGATTATTCCGCTGCCCGCTACAAAGACCGTGGCGTAATTGTTTACGGCAACAGTAGCACTAATAAAGCGTGGAGCGTCCTGTTGGCGGATTGTCCGATACAGGTGTCGCGCAATAAAGTAACTGCCGCCGGTAAAACCTGGAACGGTGCCGGCCTGAGCGCAAGTTTTGTGTGGCCGTTAAAAGGCTCCGATGTCGCTTCCGTAGCCGTAGTAACGGGTTCCGGGCTGGAAGGAATGAAAGCAGCCTATGCCAACCAATATTTTGCCGGTGCAAGCGGTTTTGCCGACTTCATGGTATATTCCGCCAGCATGCTGGAGCAAGGTGCCAGCGGCGTTAAACTGGCTGGGTTCTATGATTATGCATGGAAGCTGGACCCCGCCGAAATGGTAGCCGCAGACTAA